Genomic segment of Kibdelosporangium phytohabitans:
GCCAACACCGACGGCACCGTCCTGGCCGCCGGCACCGGAAGCGGCGACGTCCACCTGTGGGACACCGGCGAAGCGTCTCGCCCGCAATTGCTCGCGACCGTCAGCGTCGCCCCTGGTGCCACAGTGGCCTGGTTGGAGTTCCGGGCTGACGGCACCGTGCTCGCGGTCGCCACCAAGGACGGGACTGTCACTCTCGTCGACGTCGCCGACCCGCGGCGCCCGGCGAAGCTGGCCGCGAAGACCGAATCCGGCAAGGCCCTCAACGACGTCCGCTTCACCCCCGACGGGAAGCTCCTCGTCACCGGCAGCGACGACGGCAACGCCTACCTCTACGACATCGCCGACGCCGCACGACCGCGGCTGCGGCTGCGGGCCACACTGCCGGTCGGAAACGCCGCGACCTCGATCGCGATCAACCGCAACGGCACGACCCTGGCCGTGGGCGCCGCCGCTGACGACAACGTCCACCTGTGGGATCTCACCGGCGCCGGCCAACCGCGGCCGATCGGAGGCTCGCTGGACGGACCCGTCGCCGACCTCCACCAACTGGCGTTCCACCCCGAACGCGACGAACTCGCCGCCGCCAGCATCGACGGCACGGTCTGGCTGTGGAACCTCACCGATCCACACGCGCCCGAGCACACCGCAACCATCACCGCTTCCGCCGACGCGGCGATGACCCTCGCCTACACCCACGACGGCGCGCAACTCGCCGTCGGGACCCGTGACGGCACCGTGCGGCTGTGGCGGACCGACCTGGACGCCACTCTCCGGTGGCTCTGCACCGCCGCCGGAACCAGCATCACTCCTACCGAGTGGGAACAGTTCCTCCCTGGCACCCCGTACGCCCCACCCTGTGCCTGATCAGCTGTGTTCGTACGGAAGGCCGCAAACGCGTTCCGCCCCTCGGGAGAGTGGTCAGGTCACCAGGACCGACTTGTGTTCGCGCAGAGCGGCCATCAGCGCCGGAATCACCAGGTCGAGAACATCCACTTTGGACACCACGGCCGGGATGAGCAGGATCATGCCGTCGCCGCGATCCTGGACAACGAGTGCGTGCCAGGCGATGTCCGCCGCACCGAACGCGGCACGGACCATCTCGTCGAGCGCCGTGCGGGCGCGTAGCTGGGCCAGGCCGTCCCAGCGGCTCGACCCGGCCATGTCGATGACGACGATCGACCAGTACTCCGGATCCGCCGAGATCCCGGTACGACTTCGATCAGGCCGACGGCCGTTCAGCCGCCGCAGGCCCCTGAGCACCGCAACGGTGGACAGGAGCCGCGAACTCCCCTGCCGCACAACCATTCTCCACCTCCGTCTACACCGTCCGTGCCGTTACCCGAGTGAGGCTCGGGATGTTACGGGCAGCTCGGAACGCGGAGAATTCCCCGTCCGGGCCCACAATGGCTGAGCAGCTGCGAGTGGTGATCGCCGAGGACAACTACCTGGTGCGAGAAGGAACACGGAGACTGCTGGCGGATTCCGGCCTCGTGGACGTACTCGCCGCGGTCGGCACCGCCGACGAACTGCGCGACGCCGTACGCAGACTCCGCCCGGACGCAGTGCTGACCGTCATCCGTATGCCACCAAGCCACCACATGGAAGGCATCGACGCCGCCCACGCCATCCGGGCCGACCACCCCGGCACGGGCGTCGCTGTGCTGTCCCAGCACACAGACGCCAGCTACGCGCTCGCACTGTTCCGGGACGGCACAGCCGATCTCGCCTACCTGCTCAAGGACCGCCTCGACAACGTCGAAGACCTCATCCGAGCGCTCCGGGAAGTCGCCCAAGGCGGCTCAGTCGTCGACCCGCTCGTCGTCGAGGCCCTCGTCACCCGGCACACCCGCACCGCCCACTCCCCGCTAGCCACCCTCACCCCACGCGAACTCGACATCCTGCGCGAGATGGCCCAAGGCAAAACCAACGCAGGCATCGAACAAGCCGTGCACCTGTCCGCGTCCACCGTGGAGAAACACGTCAACTCCATCTTCAACGAACTCGAACTCGCCGAGCAGCCCGTGCACCGCCGAGTCGCCGCGGTACTCGCCTTCCTGCGGGAACGTCCTGCCGAGTGAGAGCGCATCGCCTGCCCTGTCAGGAAATGAAGCCCTCGGACTTCATCCACTCGGTGGCGACAGCGGCAGGTTTCACGCCTTCGACGCTGACCTTCTTGTTCAGCCCGGACAGCACCTTGGTGTCGAGCTTCGCCGCGATCGAGTCGAAGACCTGCTCGAGCTGCGGGTGCTGCCTGGCCACTGCGGCACGGATCGTGATGGCGGGGTTGTAGATCGGGAAGAACTTCCGGTCGTCCTCCAGCGGTGTCAGCTTCTGCGCCGGGACCCGGCCGTCGGTCGTGGCGACCTCACCGAAGTTGCAGGTGCCGCCCTTGCCCGCGGTCGGGTAGATGACGGCGTCGTTGAGCAGGTGGATCTGCGCGTCCGGCAGGGTGAAGTCGTATGCCTTCTGCAACCCGGGGAAGCCGTCGTCGCGGCTCTTGAACTCCGGTCCGATGCAGGTGGACGCCGCCGCTGGGTCCCGCTTGGCGAGCGCCGCGTAGTCCGACAGGGTCTTCGTGCCGTACTTCTTCAGCGCGTCCTCGTTGACCGCGATCGCGTAGGTGTCGTTCGCGGGCGAGCGCGCCCACCAGACGATCTCGTTCACCGCATCGCCCTGCTTCACCGCGTCGTACTGCGCCTGCGCGTCCGGGACCGGTTTGGTGTTCTTGAGGTAGGTCACCCAGGCGGTTCCGGTGTACTCCCAGTAGAGATCGACCTCGCCGCTGGTCAGCGCCTGGCGGACGTTGGCGGAACCGGTGATGTTGGTCTTGTCCTCCGGATCGGCACCGGCCGCCCGCAGCGCGACGATGGCGATCTGGCCGAGCAGCAGCTGTTCGTCGAACTCCTTCGAGCTGACCCTGATCTTGGCGCCTGCCAGCGAGTCGATCTTCTTGATCGACCCCGCGCCGACCGCGGTCTTGTCCGGTGCCGTCTCGATCGTGCACCCGGTGGCGACGGTCGCCGCCATGACGAGCGCGAGCGCCGCGGCCATGGTGCGTCGAGTGATGTGCATGTGACACGTCCTCCTGGTGTCGATCGAACCGGTGGTCAGATTCCCTTTGGCCGCAATACCTCCTCCGCGACAAGCCCCAGCCAGTCGGCGACGAGGGCGAGAGCGGCGACGACGATGCCGTAGGTGACGCTGAGGATCGGCCGGTCGAGCCCGATGCCCGCGACGAGACCACCGCCGAGGCCACCCCCGCCGACGAAGGTGGCGAGCGTCGCGCTGGCGAAGGTGAGCACGAGGGCCGTCCGGATGCCGGCGAGGATCACCGGTACGGCAAGCGGGAGCTCGATCCGGGTGAGCACGGCCAGTTTCGGCATCCCCATGCCCCTGGCCGATTCGATGACCGTCCGGTCCACTCCCTCCAGCCCGACGATCGTGTTGCGCAGCACCGGCAGCACGGCGTAGACGACCAGCGCCACGACCACGGTGGTGGTTCCGGTGCCCATCCACAGGGCCAGGAGCACGACCAATCCGATGGACGGCACCGCCTGGCCGAGGTTGCCGAGCCCCAGTCCCACGGGCTTGATCCAGCGAGCTCCCGGGCGTGTGATCAGAACACCGAGCGGCACGGCGATGACGATCGTGCACACAGTCGAGAGGATCGACAGCCACACGTGCTCGCGCAACTCACGGGCGAGCTCGTCGCCGTCGAGATAGCGCGCCTCGATGGAGTCGGCCGGAATTCCGCGCACCACAAGGTAAAGCGTGACCAGGGCCACCACGATCAGGATCGGCCGCAGCACCAGTCCACGCCAGCCGGCGCGCGCCCGGCCGGCGATCGGCGGCGCGGTACCGGGCGCTGCTCCCCCGTCGAAGCCGGCAGGGTTCCGGTTCGGATCGGTGGCAGTCATGCCTGGACGTCCGTCTCGGTGGCCGGGCGGAGCACAGCCTTCAAGTGCGCGAGGTCGAGGACACCGAGAGCACGACCGTCCTCGGTGACCAGGACGGTGTCGCTGTTCTGGCCGAGCATGACGTTCAGCGCGTCGCGCAATGTCGCGTCAGCCGTGATCGCGGGGAGCTGGTCCACGATGGTGGGTGCCGCGGCGAGCTCGGCATCACGGACCCGCATCAGGGCAAGCTGTTTGAGGTGACCGCCCGCGCCGATGAAGCTGGCGACGTAGTCGTCGGCCGGTGCGGCGAGAATCGCCTCGGGCGTGTCGTACTGTGCGATGACCGACTGCGGGCGGAGCACCGCGATGCGGTCACCGAGCTTGAGTGCCTCGTCGAAGTCGTGCGTGACGAACACGATCGTCTTGCGCAGTTCGCGTTGCAGGCGCAGGAACTCGTTCTGCAACCGCTCGCGGGTGATCGGGTCGGTCGCGCCGAACGGCTCGTCCATCAGCATCACCGGCGGATCGGCGGCAAGCGCACGCGCCACCCCCACCCGCTGTTGCTGGCCGCCGGACAGTTCACGCGGGTAGCGGCGCGCGTAGTCGACCGGCAGGCCCACGAGTTCGAGCAATTCCTCCACTCGCGCGGTGATGCGCTTGCGGTCCCAGCCAAGCATTCGCGGCACGGTGGCGATGTTGTCGGCCACGCGCATGTGCGGGAACAGGCCGGTGTGCTGGATGACGTACCCGATGTTGCGGCGGTGCTCGTCCGCGTCGAGCGCGAGAATGTCGGTGCCGCCGATGGTGATCCGCCCCGACGTGGGCTCGATCAGCCTGTTGATCATCTTCATCGTCGTGCTCTTGCCACAGCCGGACGGACCGACCAGCACCACGATCTCGCCTGCCGGTATCCGCATCGTGACCCGGTCGACCGCCGGGCTCGGCTGCCCGGGGTACTGCTTGCTGACGTCCTCGAGCTCGATCGTCTCAGCCACGGATCCCCCTCGATGTCGTCAGCCTGCCGACCAGGCCGAACGCCAGGTCGAACAGCAGCGCGAGCAGCACGATGCCGAACGTCCCGACCAGTACCTGGTTGAGGGAGTTCGCCGCACCGAAACGGCCGAGGCCGTCGAAGATCTGGTTGCCGAGGCCCGGCCCCTTCACGTAGGCGCCGATGGCCGCGATGCCGATCGTCATCTGGGTCGACACCCGGACTCCGGACAGGATGACCGGCCACGCCAGCGGCAGGCGCACGCGCCACAGCAACCGGGACCGGCCCATGCCCATCCCCTGTCCCGCTTCGACGACCGCCTTGTCGACACCGCGCAGACCGACGATCGTGTTGCGGATGATCGGCAGCAGCGCGTACACCACGAGCGCGATCAGGACGTTCGTGGTTCCCAGACCCACGAGGCCGATGAGGATGCCGAGCAAGGCGATCGAGGGGATCGTCAGGAACGACGCGGTCGTGGTGGTCACCAGGGCCGCCAAGGCGAATCGCTGGTAGGTGAGCACACCGGCGGCCACGCCGATCAGCACGGCGATCAGCATCGCGACGATGGTCAGATTGGCGTGCCGGACCGCGTCGTTGTAGATCTCGACCAAGTTGTCGCTGATGTACTCGGTCAGGCTCAAGCGAGAACTCCCCGGCTCGCCGGGCGCACGCCTGTCCGGGCGATCGGGTCAACGGCCAGCACGTTCGTGATCACGATGCCCCTAACCGTGGAGGTGTGACCACACTACCAATTCGCGGAGCCCGATGTTCGTCCCGACGACAGGGACGAACGTGTCCCCTTCGCCGCCGGAGTGCTGGCATCCCGTGTCTGTCCTGCGCGAGACGCCTCGCCGCGCACCACGCGACTGCGCGATTCCCGCAGCAACGCGACGGGATCCAGCGCCGGTGCGCAGGGCTCCGCGCGTACGTCCGCTCGCAGCCGTTCGAGTTCGCCCCATACCTGTTGGTCTGCGATGAGGTCCCGGTCAGTGGTCATGCCGATGCATCGCGGTCGGGGCCGCGGATGTCACGTCATTCGTGATCGGGTCACCCCCAGCGGGGAAGCCGGCCTCCGCCGGATGTGGCCCGGTGCCGGGGTTTCGCCGTGGCAGGAGCAGACCGGCGACGGCCGCGACCGTGAACGCGATGATCGTGACCCAGGTGCCGGCGAGAAGTCCGGAGCGGTACGCGCCGGGTGACTCGCCTGCGCCCAGCACGCCGAAGAACACGACACCGACGACGGCTATGCCGAGTGCGTAGCCGATCTGCTGGAAGGTGTTGAACACGCCGGACGCGGCACCGGCGTGGTCGGTCGGGACGGTGGACAGCGCGAGGTCCATCAACGGCACGGCCAGCACGATCATGCCGATGCCGCTGAGACCGAGCGGCCAGATGAGGTCCCATCCGGACAGTGCGGTGTGCTTCTCGTCGACGACGAGCATGTACCACCCGAACGACAGCGCCTGGATCACGCCACCGATCACGACCAGGCTCTTGCCCGCCCGTGCCGCGAGCGGTGCGGCGATCGCCGTTCCGGCGAACGATCCCACCGTGATCGGCAGCATGGCCAGTCCGGTCTCCAGTGGACTGAACCGCAGGCCTTCCTGGACGTAGATCCCGAAGACCAGGGCGAAACTGCCCCAGCCGAGCTGGTACGTCAGCTGCACGGCCAGCCCGGCGGCGAAGGTGCGGTTGCCGAACAGGCCCGCGGGCACGAGCGGCGAGTCGTCGCGCCGGGACTTGCGTCGCTGGTGCCGTGCGAAGACGAACAGCACGACGGGTGCCGCGGCGAGCATGACCCAAACCCACGCCGCCCAGCCGTGGTTGTGTCCTTCGACCAGCGGGTAGACCAGGAGCAGCAGTCCGGCGGTGGCGAGCAGGACGCCGGTGAAGTCGAGTGTCAGGCGTCGCGTGGCGCGCGTGTCGGGCACGAACAGCAGCGTGGCCACGATCAGCAGGATGCCGATCGGTACGTTGATGACGAACACGCTGCGCCATCCCATGCCGAACGCGTCGATGGTGATCAGCCAGCCGCCGAGCAGTTGCCCGGCGAGCACACCGAGACCGCCCAGCGCGGCCATGACGCCGAAGATCGGGCCGCGTTCCGCCGGCTTGTACATCGCCTGGATGCTGGAGAGGACCTGGGGCACCATCATCGCCGCGAACGCGCCCTGACCGATCCGGGACGCCACGAGGACGCCGCCGGTCTGCGCGACCGCCGCCAGCAGCGAGGTCGCGGTGAACCCGCTGACACCGACCAGGAAGACCCGTTGGCGGCCCCAGATGTCGCCGAGCCTGCCGCCGGTGATCATCAGCGCGGCGAACGCGAGGATGTAACCGGTCAGCGTCCACTCCAGCTGGGCCGGTGTCGCGCCGATGTCGCGCTGGATGCTGGGCAGCGCGACGTTGGTGATCATGGCGTCCATCAGGTCCATGAAGGCGGCGACGATCAGCACGACCATCGCGATTCCCCTGCTTCTCATCGCATCCCCCTAAACTGCGTGTACCTCACGCATTGATTGCGTGAACCATACGCAATCAACGGGCGTGCAGTCAACGCCGCAGGTGGGACGTGGTTTACGCGCTGGTGAGCCAGTCCAGGACGCGAGTCAGACCGAACTCGAAACCGGCCTGATCGGCCTGGTCGCGGTCACGGGAGTCGACGGCGCCGCTCGCGATCATCCGCGCCAACGCCGGGTAGTCCTCCGCACGCACCAGCCCGCCCATGATCCTGGAGTACTGGGAAGCGGAGCCGCCGGTTTCCCCGAGGTCGGTGGCCAGCCTCGAACTGTTGCGCACATGCCCGTCGAGCAGCAGCAGGCCGTTGAGGCGATCGGTGTCGCTCAACCGTGTCCCAGCGAGGCACTGCAGGCCGTAGTCCACCCACGCGAGCGCGTTCGGCGTGGTGGGCAGGCTGCGGATCCGGACCTTGAGCATCCACGGATGCGCCTGGTAGGTCGCGAACATGCGGCGCGCCCAGAACTCCAGACCCGCACGGGGTGGCGACGCCGGCGGGGTGTCACCGGGGAGAGGACCGTAACCCAGGTCCAGCATCAGGGTCAGCAGGTCTTCTTTGGACTCCACGTAGCGGTAGAGCGACATGGTCTTCGTGCCGAGCTCGTCGGCCAGCTTGTTCATCGAGAACGTCTCGAGGCCGGTCCGGTCGACCAGGGTGATCGCCGCGGCCACGATCCGGGGCAGGGTGAACTTGGGCTTCGGGCCACTGCGGACCGGCGTGCGCAGGCCCCACGCCAGCTCGATCGCCGCGGGCAGCCGGGGATGCGCGTCCATCGGCGTTTCCGGCCCTTCCCGTCACCCTGCCGTGCTCCAATGCGTATAGCTTACGCAATGCCGCACTGCCGCGTGCCGACGCAACGGTCACGGCGAGGGAACCAACGTCACATCCTGTCCGCTGGAAGTCAGCACACCCGGCAGGGAAAGCGGGGTCATCCTCAACGTCAGCAAGGTGGCCGAAGCACGCGCGGGCCCGGCCTCGAACGGCGGGTTCTCGACCTTGCCGGAAGCGGTGAACGAGTGCCGCTGGCCGTCGCACACAGCGCGCTCGCCCTCGCCGATCGTGCGGCCACTCCCATCCTGCATCAGGCTGACAGTCACGAACACAGCCCTGGCCGGGTCATTGTTGTTGCACAGGTACGTCCCGGACAAGGTTACGGTCTTGTCGCCGGACAATTCCCCGTTCGGATTGATCGCGATCTCGTTGCCGGCTGCCCGCGTTGTGCCCGCGTCCGCGACCGGGCCGATAAATCCCACTACCACGACGCTGACAAAGGCCGCGACCCCGTAACGGTAACCACGCATTGTTCTTTCCCTTCCCGCTTCACGCGGACTATCCGGCTTCTCCGAACTGAAATGGTATGCCCGTTGCGGGGTGCGCTCAGTCAAAACGAGGTGCGGAACCCCCTATTGAGCGAACCGCAGCACCCTGACCGTGGCCGTGCTGGATCACGTGCGTTCCGTTTTTGCTGTGCACAATGCGCTCGGCGACCGGTAGCGCCCGCCTGATCGAACACGATGCCCGGGATGAGCGAGGACCGGAACCCCACCGGGCTGGGGCAACGCCGCTTCAGCACTCGCTCGGCACCGGGTCACGAACCCGGTTCATCGCCCACCTGTTTGGCGGATCCACAACATCCACGAATGGTGCGTGAACCATGAGAAATCGTCTCGCCGCGGCTCTGCCCGCCGTCCTGCCCGCCGTCCTGACAGTCGTCCTGACCGGCGCACTGGCCGCGGCGCCAGTGGCGGTCGCGGCCCCGCCCACAGTCATCGACCTGGGCACCCTGCCAGGTGACGCCTCCAGCACCGCCCTGGGCCTCAACCAGAACGGCGTTGTCATCGGGCAGTCCTTCACCAAGGACTCCTCGTCGACCACCGTCAAGGAACGCGCGGTGAAGTGGAACCCCAACGGCGTCATCACCGCATTGCCGACCCCACAGGGCGACACAAACCCGCACAGCAGACCCGTTGACATCAACAACTCGGGCGCCATCGCCGGCAACACCTACGGCGGCCAGGTCACACGCGCTCTGCGATGGAACGCGAACGGCACCATCACCACCCTCAAACCTCTACCGGGCGACACGTCCAGCAGCGCCGTGGCGATCACCGCGGACGGCACCGTCGCCGGGCATTCGTCCACGCCGTCCCGTCCAACCCGCGCGGTGCGATGGGCACCTGACGGAACAGCCATCGCACTCGCGATCCCCAGCGGGCACACCGAGTCGACATTCCGAGCCATCAACGACAACAACACGGTCGTCGGCTCCTCCCGGGGCGCAAGCGGGTCCGGCAAGGTCCTGCGGTGGGACGCGGACGGCACATACACCGACATCACCGCCCACGTCAACATCCCGTACCTGATCAGCAACACAGGAATCATCGCTGGATGGGGGCACACGCTCCACGGCGTGCAGCTGAACCCGGACGGGAGCACAGTCGACCTCGGCGCCTACGCGGAACCCTCCGCGATCGGCACCGACGGCACTGTCCTGGTCAACGTCGGCAACCCGCCCTTCTGGCACGCGGCCAAGCGTGCGCCGGACGGGACTGTCACCAGCCTGCCGAGCCTGCCCTCCGACAGCTTCAGTTCGGCGCGAGCCATCAACGACGCGGGCATCATGGTCGGCGGCTCGTCGATCCTGCGCAAGCCGCCGTCGCAGACGGAAAGCCATCCCGTCTACTGGCGTACCGATGGCAACGTGACCGCACTGGACCTCCTGCCCGGAGGCACAAGCGGTTACGCCCTGCTCATCAACGACTCCGGCACGATCACCGGGACATCCGGCTCAGCCAACGGAAGCCGAGCCGTGATCTGGCGGCTCTGATCCGACCGCTGGTGCCGTGTACGGCAGCGCTCCTGCCGTACACGGCATTGCCCCGGCGGAAACTCCCGTTTTTCCTTGCCTGGGTGATCCGGCAATGCCCGGGAACAAATGCCGCCCACGTTCCGGACGATCACCGGCGCGGGTTTGGGTGAATTCGTGCCGCAGGTCAGCCCGACGGTTCATTGTCGTGCGTGGATGATTTCGCCGTCCGGCCGCCTGTGCTCGGGTGCGGCAGGACGACAGCGTGTTCAGTTCGCCAGTAGTGCCTCCATTGCCTGCACTGTGTCCGGGTACTGCTTCAGCAACGTCACTCCATCCGCTGGTGCTTTCCATGCGTCGGTGCAGCCCAGCAGGTGTGCCGTCGCGTCACAGGTCGCCGGATAGGCGGCCAGCAATGTGGAGCCTGTCCCGGTCGTGACGGCCTGCACAGGCGCGGGGTCGTGTCGGGTGAGCCAGGGCGGGGTCCATTCGTCCAACGCGGACAACTTCGCGGGGAACAGGCGACCGGCTTCGCGGATGAGAAGCGGGACCATCTGCGCGCCCCGGCCGCGCAATGTGCTGATCAGCGTGGGTAACCACGGCAACAGCAACGGGTCCGGGAGTTGGGCGAAGGCGTTGGACATCGCCTCGACCACGAAGCCCACCAGGCCCGGCGCCGGTTCCAGTGCGTGCACGAAACCGCTCAGGTACCGCGGATAGCTGGGCAGCGCCAGTGGGTTGCCCAGCAAGGCGGCACACCGTGCGCGTAGTTGCTCACGGGTGAGGGTGCCGAGCTGGACCTGCGCCGCCCACAGCAGCGCCACCTTCGACGGCTCCTCCGGGTGGGATTGGGCCACGGCCAGTTCCAGTTGCGCGCGGTCACAACCGAGCGACAGTGCCAGGGATTCCATGCTGAACAGGAAGCCCAGCATCGCGGCCACCTGGTCGACGGTGGCGTCCTCCTCGGTGAACGCCGTCGGCAGCAAGGTGCAGTAGTGGGCGTAGCCGGTTCGGACGAAACGCTCGATCCACGGCGGTAGAACGGGTTCGTTGGTGCGGTAGTAGGTCAGCAGACGCCGCACCCGGCTGAGGACCTCCGGCGCGCCGTCGACCGTGCGTTCACCTGACAGCACCTCCAGCGCGTGGGTGCCCAATTCACCGGCCAGGCGTGCGCTGTGCAGGTAGCGGATCGCGTCCTCCACGGCTTCGAGGGCCTGTGCCGTGGTGGCTTGCGGGCCGTAGGCGACACGGCGCAGACGCTGCTCCAGGACCTGCTCGATGCTGACGCCCTCGTAGCCCAGTTCGATCAGGGACCGCTGGTGGGTGCCGAGCGCGAGATCCCAGGACTCCTGGATCGGGCGCTCACCGAGGCGCCGTTCACCCATGATCGGGCGGGCGGCGCCCTGAGGCATCAGGTGACGCAGCATCCACAGCAGGTCGGAGCACGCTTCGAGCTCCGGCTGCGAGGCGATGTCGAGCAGCGCCCGTTGGACGCCGCGTTGCTGGAGTTTCAGGTTGAGCGGGGCGAGCCGGTCGTGCACGTCACGGGCCAGCGGCGGCAGCGCGTCGTAGCCGACCTGGCCGATCCGGTCGCCGCCCATCATGATCTCGACGAGGCGGCGCACGTCACGGCGGCCCGGCACCACCTCCTTCTCGATGCACGTGATCGCCGCGTCCTGGAAGTCGTACGGCGTCGGCCGGGCCCGGTCGCGAATACCGGCCAGCATGATCGACGTCTCGAACACCGCGATCGCGTCGGCAGTCGAAGCGAGATAGCCGTTGCGCCGGGCCGCGCGCACGATCTCCACCGACCAGCCCAGCAACTCGGCCTCGTCCAGCCGGTCGAGCACCGGCGGGCGTTGCAGGAAGCCGGAAAGCTGGTCCACGGCCGCGACTTGCCCCACGGGCGCGGCCAGGACCGCGGGCTTCTTGGCCTTCTTCTTGCCGGACTGCCCTTCGAGTTGGAACGGTTTCACTTTGCTGCGGCGGAGGTTCTTGGCCCACTCGGTCGCGGCGATGGACACCGACCCGGCGGCCAGACCGAACTGGGCCTCGATGGCCGCGTGGCTGGACGGGATCAGGCCGTACTGCCAAGTGCTCGCACTGCGCGGGCTGATCTCGAAGCCGTCGGTACCGTGCACGCCGAACTCGGCGACCCGGCTGGCCGCGTGGAACGCGCCGCAGACGTACAGGCAGTCCGCCGGGTCGGTGCCGGTGGCGGCCAGGTGCTCACGCATCCGCGTCCACATGTGGCGTTCACGGTCCTCGTCCACCCGCACCCGGTGCGGATCGCCGGGAGCCAGCCGCCGGAACAGGCT
This window contains:
- a CDS encoding DUF5682 family protein translates to MSGVFEALRTQLHEAATVFAGGPDALEGILLGMVDDVDRAVREPMEIFPVCHHSPASAVAMARRLRDKQPKVIYLELCEDMAPLLTELRNCRLPVAVQAFASEVEGFPADWAPLSVVAPITEASAEYQAIAYALDTPEVELVLVDRSADHVFQWQRTETTPTGEQALHGDAVGVEIGDLRPRFAELEEHLLHHGKVRHWSEWWHQYVEHPLGDCDHDTYRQVMFLIGSLFRRLAPGDPHRVRVDEDRERHMWTRMREHLAATGTDPADCLYVCGAFHAASRVAEFGVHGTDGFEISPRSASTWQYGLIPSSHAAIEAQFGLAAGSVSIAATEWAKNLRRSKVKPFQLEGQSGKKKAKKPAVLAAPVGQVAAVDQLSGFLQRPPVLDRLDEAELLGWSVEIVRAARRNGYLASTADAIAVFETSIMLAGIRDRARPTPYDFQDAAITCIEKEVVPGRRDVRRLVEIMMGGDRIGQVGYDALPPLARDVHDRLAPLNLKLQQRGVQRALLDIASQPELEACSDLLWMLRHLMPQGAARPIMGERRLGERPIQESWDLALGTHQRSLIELGYEGVSIEQVLEQRLRRVAYGPQATTAQALEAVEDAIRYLHSARLAGELGTHALEVLSGERTVDGAPEVLSRVRRLLTYYRTNEPVLPPWIERFVRTGYAHYCTLLPTAFTEEDATVDQVAAMLGFLFSMESLALSLGCDRAQLELAVAQSHPEEPSKVALLWAAQVQLGTLTREQLRARCAALLGNPLALPSYPRYLSGFVHALEPAPGLVGFVVEAMSNAFAQLPDPLLLPWLPTLISTLRGRGAQMVPLLIREAGRLFPAKLSALDEWTPPWLTRHDPAPVQAVTTGTGSTLLAAYPATCDATAHLLGCTDAWKAPADGVTLLKQYPDTVQAMEALLAN